In the genome of Quercus robur chromosome 3, dhQueRobu3.1, whole genome shotgun sequence, one region contains:
- the LOC126718324 gene encoding oxysterol-binding protein-related protein 1D: MNPLCCIAPVSIEKDRAAPLAAKSGGQYQLGLDSSLKTAKPCPSAQVSSAGTESDRVSASAASAAAASANNDGEDAIADSVLYSAGGSSNGGCCGGSVAGILYKWVNYGKGWRGRWFVLEDGVLSYYKIHGPDKILTSPAREKGVRVIGEDSIRYMRKANWSSSSSNRFGSSAKECKPFGVVHLKVSSIRASKSDDKRLSIFTGTKTLHLRCVSREDRSAWIESLLAAKELFPRVLSSNDFAPAEDVVVSTEKLRLRLLQEGIGEAAIKDCESVMLLEVSELQNKLKTLHYKHVMLLETLRRLETEKIELETTVVDETKERESYCGQGNRRFSDFYSVMSEGSATDSCADNESQDGADVETDEDDGTYFDTNDFLSSDFLRSASYRSRDSLGNVIYDRDSFLSDRLHGFEKEIRAVEYPYVKRRDNLPEPKEKEKPVGLWSIIKDNIGKDLSGVCLPVYFNEPLSSLQKCFEDLEYSYLVDQALEWGKQGNDLMRILNIAAFAVSGYSSTQGRQCKPFNPLLGETYEADYPDKGVRFFSEKVSHHPMIVACHCEGRGWKFWADSNLKGKFWGRSIQLDPVGVLTLQFEDGETFQWSKVTTSIYNIILGKIYCDHYGTMRIKGSGNYSCKLKFKEQSIIDRNPHQVHGFVQDDSTGEKVAMLVGKWDEAMYYVLGDPTTKPKGYDPMTEAVLLWERDKYVTKTRYNLSPFAITLNELTPGLSEKLPPTDSRLRPDQRHLENGEYELGNAEKLRLEQLQRQARKLQERGWQPRWFQKDEDGCYRYMGGYWEAREKKNWNGISDIFGQSSDLPSCSAEA; encoded by the exons ATGAATCCACTGTGCTGCATTGCTCCGGTTTCGATCGAGAAGGACCGAGCCGCGCCGTTGGCGGCGAAATCGGGCGGTCAGTATCAGTTAGGGCTCGATTCGTCGTTGAAGACCGCGAAACCGTGCCCCTCGGCGCAGGTCTCGTCGGCCGGTACCGAATCGGACAGAGTATCGGCTTCGGCTGCTTCCGCTGCTGCGGCATCGGCGAACAACGACGGCGAAGACGCGATCGCGGATTCGGTGCTGTATAGCGCCGGCGGCAGCAGCAATGGAGGCTGCTGCGGCGGCAGTGTGGCTGGGATTCTGTACAAGTGGGTGAACTACGGGAAAGGATGGAGAGGGAGGTGGTTCGTGCTCGAAGACGGCGTGCTTTCGTACTACAAGATTCACGGTCCGGACAAGATCTTGACGAGTCCGGCGAGAGAGAAAGGAGTCAGAGTGATCGGCGAGGACTCGATCAGGTACATGAGGAAAGCCAATTGGAGTAGCAGTAGCAGCAACCGCTTCGGTAGCTCCGCAAAGGAATGCAAGCCTTTCGGCGTAGTGCATTTGAAg GTTTCTTCGATTCGTGCAAGCAAATCAGACGATAAAAGGCTCTCCATATTTACAGGAACAAAAACTCTCCACTTACGCTGTGTATCTAGGGAGGACAGATCTGCCTGGATTGAGTCACTGCTGGCTGCTAAAGAGCTATTCCCTAGAGTGTTGAGTAGCAATGATTTTGCACCTGCTGAAGATGTAGTTGTTTCGACAGAGAAGCTTCGATTACGGTTATTACAGGAAGGCATTGGTGAGGCAGCCATCAAAGACTGCGAATCAGTCATGCTCTTAGAAGTCTCTGAGTTGCAAAACAAGTTGAAGACTCTTCATTACAAACATGTTATGTTGTTGGAAACATTGAGACGATTGGAG ACTGAGAAAATAGAGCTGGAAACCACTGTAGTGGATGAAACAAAAGAACGTGAATCATATTGTGGACAAGGGAACAGAAGATTTAGTG ATTTCTATTCTGTCATGTCAGAGGGCAGTGCAACAGACTCTTGTGCAGATAATGAGAGTCAAGATGGAGCAGACGTTGAGACAGATGAAGATGATGGAACATATTTTGATACAAATGATTTTTTGTCTTCAGATTTCTTACGAAGTGCTTCATATCGTAGTAGGGATTCTCTGGGAAATGTAATATATGATAGAGATTCTTTCTTGTCTGATCGTTTGCATGGATTTGAGAAGGAGATAAGGGCTGTTGAATATCCATATGTCAAAAGAAGGGATAATTTGCCAGAACCAAAGGAGAAAGAGAAGCCCGTTGGCTTGTGGTCAATTATCAAGGATAATATTGGAAAGGACCTTTCTGGAGTTTGTCTTCCTGTTTATTTTAATGAACCACTGTCTTCTTTGCAAAAGTGCTTTGAAGATCTGGAGTATTcatacttggttgatcaagcacTGGAATGGGGAAAGCAG GGAAATGACTTGATGAGAATCTTAAACATTGCAGCTTTTGCTGTATCTGGTTATTCGTCTACACAAGGTCGGCAGTGCAAGCCCTTCAATCCTCTCCTAGGGGAGACGTATGAGGCAGATTATCCAGATAAAGGAGTCCGTTTTTTCTCTGAAAAA GTGAGTCACCACCCAATGATTGTTGCTTGTCACTGTGAAGGAAGGGGCTGGAAATTCTGGGCTGATTCCAATCTTAAAGGGAAGTTTTGGGGACGTTCTATTCAGCTTGATCCTGTAGGTGTCCTTACTCTGCAGTTTGAGGATGGAGAGACATTTCAGTGGAGCAAGGTTACCACTTCTATATACAATATCATCCTAGGTAAAATCTATTGTGACCATTATGGCACCATGCGCATCAAGGGCAGTGGCAATTACTCATGCAAGCTCAAGTTCAAGGAGCAGTCTATCATAGACCGAAATCCACATCAG GTCCATGGATTTGTGCAAGACGACAGTACTGGAGAGAAGGTAGCTATGTTGGTCGGGAAGTGGGATGAGGCAATGTACTATGTGCTGGGAGACCCAACTACAAAGCCTAAGGGGTATGATCCAATGACAGAAGCTGTGCTGCTGTGGGAAAGGGATAAATATGTTACCAAGACAAGATACAATCTCTCTCCTTTTGCGATAACCTTAAATGAACTGACACCTGGCTTATCAGAGAAATTGCCTCCAACTGACTCAAGGCTGAGGCCAGATCAAAGACATCTAGAGAATGGAGAATATGAATTGGGAAATGCGGAGAAATTAAGACTCGAGCAGTTGCAGAGACAG GCAAGGAAGTTGCAGGAGAGAGGGTGGCAGCCAAGATGGTTTCAGAAGGATGAGGATGGTTGTTATCGGTATATGGGTGGATACTGGGAagcaagagaaaaaaagaactgGAATGGAATTTCTGACATATTTGGCCAGAGTAGTGATTTGCCATCTTGCTCGGCAGAAGCATGA